The DNA sequence TTCCATGAGTGGTTGGATGCGCTGGAGTGGACCAAGTACTCCCATGACGGGATCGACTGGCACGGAGTGGGCCGGATCGATTCTGGCTGGCATGACCTCGACGTGTTGGAAACCCCTCTGAACACAGTCTTTCTGGCGGGGTTCCTCTGCGATCTGGAACGAGCAGAGACCTTCCTGGAGCAGGCGGACATCGGGTTGAGGCGCAAGGAGCGTGAGGACTTCATACTGGTCGTGAGGGGGTGGCTCTGCTGATACTCCGGGCCTTGGACCAGCTGGACAAGCGGGCGGAGACCGCTGTGTTACTTCAAAGGGTCGCTGTCTAGTTGGCTGAACAGGGGAGTTGCGGTTGTGTTGGTGGCAAGGGCAAACTGAATAGTCGGCCAGCCGGGCCAGTGTTCGAGCTGTGGAATCGGGTCCGGGCAGGGGGATGCCACCGTCGACCAGCACTTCCCCGCATCCTCCCGATGACCTGGCTGCCTTCGGGCCCCGAACGGAAGGACTACCGCGTTGAGACCAAGGGTTTGCCGTTCATGTACTCGGCTCCCGACTCCGCGAGGAAGGTGGCCAGCGCGGCTATACGGTCTTGTCAGTTTGGTGCCGATGTGGGTGTGGGGGTTTGGTAGTGTAGGTAGTTGGCCCAGTGTTGCATGAGTTGGCGGCGGTGGTCGAAGAGGTCGCTGCGGCGGTAGGCGGCTTCGACTCGGTCGTTGTTGACGTGTGCTAGGGCGAGTTCGCAGATTTCGCGTGGGGTGTTGGTTAGTTCGGCTGCCCAGTCTCTGAAGCTTGATCGGTAGCCGTGGGGTACTGCTGGGATGCCGTTCTCTCGTAGCAGTTTGGACAGCGTCGCGTCGGATAGCTCCCGGCCAGTTGCCGATGGGAACACCAATCCGCTGCGGTCCCGATATTTCTCCGCCGCTGCCAACAGGTGGAGGGCTCGTGGCGGGAGGGGAACGCGGTGGGGGCGGGCGGATTTCATGCGGGCAGCGGGTATCGTCCAGGTGGCTGTGTCCAGGTCGATTTCGTCCCAGAGAGCGCCTCGTACCTCGCCGGAGCGGCAGGCTGTGAGCACCAAGAACTCGAACGCCAGCACAGTGGTCGGATACGCAGCGGAGGCCCGTACGGTGGCGACACTGGCCGCAACGTCGGCATGTGGTAGAGCCCGGTGGTGTCGGCGTCGTCCGGTGTTGGCGGGAAGCGCGGCGGTGATGGCGTCGCCGGCTGGGTTGTCGGCCCGGTATCCCTGCGCGATGGCCCATCGCATGACCGCGCCGATGCGTTGGCGGATCCGCCTGGCTGTTTCTGGGCGGGTGTGCCAGATAGGAACTAGGCAGGCCATCACGTCGGCGGTGGTGACTCTGTCCACCGGTATACGTCCCAAGCGGGGATACACGTAGGTGGCGAGGGACGACCGCCACTGCCTCTCGGATTTCCCGCCTGGTTTCCAACCGGCCGCGTGTACGGCGATGACCTTGTCCGCGGCTTGGGAGAAAGTGGGGACGCGGCTGCCTCGAGGGTCGAGGCCCCGCTCGATGGTTCTCCGGTTCGCGAGGGCCTTCTTTCGGGCTTCTGATAGAGAAATGATCGGGTAGGCGCCGAGCCCGATGTTGGTGACGCGTCCGTGGAGGCGGACCCGTTGGCTCCATGTCTTGGACAGGCGCCCGTTTGATCTTGGTTTGACCAACAAGCTGAGCCCGTAGCCGCCCCGTCCGTCTCCGTACCGTCCTGGCTGGCTGACGGTACGGACGAACGCGGCTGATAGGATGCGTGGACGTTTCATCGCCTTCCCCCCTCGCCCGGTACCGCTATCAAGGTTATCACTTATGGTTATCACTTTCCAGGCGGGATTACACGAACCGGCCTGAGACGAAACGAACCCACCAA is a window from the bacterium genome containing:
- a CDS encoding tyrosine-type recombinase/integrase, whose protein sequence is MKRPRILSAAFVRTVSQPGRYGDGRGGYGLSLLVKPRSNGRLSKTWSQRVRLHGRVTNIGLGAYPIISLSEARKKALANRRTIERGLDPRGSRVPTFSQAADKVIAVHAAGWKPGGKSERQWRSSLATYVYPRLGRIPVDRVTTADVMACLVPIWHTRPETARRIRQRIGAVMRWAIAQGYRADNPAGDAITAALPANTGRRRHHRALPHADVAASVATVRASAAYPTTVLAFEFLVLTACRSGEVRGALWDEIDLDTATWTIPAARMKSARPHRVPLPPRALHLLAAAEKYRDRSGLVFPSATGRELSDATLSKLLRENGIPAVPHGYRSSFRDWAAELTNTPREICELALAHVNNDRVEAAYRRSDLFDHRRQLMQHWANYLHYQTPTPTSAPN